ACATGGTGATGACTACGGGGACACCAAATACGAGCGATCGCGGTGCGGCTTATTTGACGGAATGTGCCAAAGCCATCAAAGCAAAAGTGGATATTCCCATTCAAGCTCAATGCGAACCTCCCGATGATTTTATCTGGTTTGAGCGCATGAAGGCAGCAGGTATTGACACTCTAGGAATGCATTTGGAAGCTGCTGATCCCAAAGTTCGCGCCAAAATCATGGCTGGCAAAGCAAGCGTTCCCCTTGACTATTATTTTGAAGCCTTTGCTGCTGCCGTCAAAGTATTTGGCTGGGGTCAGGTCAGCACCTATCTCTTAGCAGGCTTAGGCGATAGTCTAGAAACTCTGGTGGAAACCTGCGATCGCCTAATTAACATCGGTGTTTATCCCTTTGTCGTTCCCTTTGTACCAATTAGCGGCACGCCATTAGCAAATCATCCTGCACCGACGACGGAGTTTATGTTTGCGGTTTATGAGCAGGTGGGTACATTGCTAAAGCGATCGCAGATGTCTTCCGCCGATATCAAAGCAGGATGCGCGAAATGTGGCGCTTGTTCAGCACTTTCTCTTTTTGAATAAGCCCCTCACCCCTAGCACTTTAGGCTAACCTGTACACATTAGTTATCAGCTATATCATGATTCACTAAAGATCCCCCTCAATCCCCCTTAAAAAGGGGGAAGAAGAAAATTCTCCCCCCTTTTTAAGGGGGGCTGGGGGGGATCTAAACCTTAAAACGCAGATAGCAAGACTTGTGTATATAGGAGGGAGAGGGGGGATAAAAATTTGCCTCACGCCTCTTCTCCTTTAGGAGAAGGGGCGTGAGGGCATAATATTAAACTTAGGGATAATTATCATGACTGCCGCTTATATTTTCAAACTAGCATCTACACCACAAGAAATCGATGCCTATTTCGAGCTTCGCAAAGCGATCTTTGTAGAAGAACAATATGTATTTGAAGAGAATGATGTCGATGACATTGATGCGATCGCTTATCCGATTGTGGCGATTAATCCTGAGAATAATCAAGTTGTGGGCGTTGTCCGCATCTATGAAACCGAAAAAGGCATCTGGTATGGTGGTAGATTAGGCACGCATAAAGACTATCGTAGAGGTTGGCAAATTGGTAAAGGCTTGATTTACAAAGCAGTGACTACCGCAAATACATGGGGCTGTGATCGCTTTTTTGCTACAGTCCAAATCCAGAATGTGCGCTTCTTCCAACGTTTACATTGGGAATCTCTTAAAGAAATGACGATCTGCGATCGCCCTCATCATTTTATGGAAGCTGATCTTAACTTCTATCCCCCAAGCGATGAAATTCGTCCTACTTATCCTGCTCAAATCCGTGAGGCTTCCTAGATGCTGGCGGAACTTGCAGCAAAACTTAGAGCATCTATGGGTATCTTGCACAAGCAAGATATTCAGATTACGGCAAGAGGGCTAGGTGAGCAATGGAATGATGCAATTCTGTTAGGTGATGACTGTGCGGCAATTCGCGATCGCGAAGGCTATTTGTTACTTGCCGCTGAGGGGATGTTACCGCAATTAATCGAAACAGATCCTTGGTTTGCGGGTTGGTGCGCGGTGATGGTTAATGTTAGTGACATTTACTCAATGGGGGGGGAACCGATAGCTGTTGTTGATACGCTCTGGAGTCAATCACCTGACTCAATTTCTGAATTATTAGCTGGAATGAAAGCGGCGGCTATTGCTTATCAAGTGCCAATTGTTGGTGGACATACAAATTGCCGTAGTCCATATAACGCCTTATCTGTTGCCATTCTCGGACGCGCCCAGAAGTTGCTCACCAGTTTTAACGCAAAGCCCAATGATGTCTTGTTAGTGGCGATCGATATGCGTGGTCAGTTTCATCCTGATTACCCATTTTGGAATGCGGCAACTAAAGCCGATCCACAGCAATTACGGGAGAATTTATCAATCTTGCCATATATCGCTAAATCAGAATTCTGTGATGCTGCCAAAGACATCAGTATGGGCGGGATTATCGGCACTTTACTAATGCTTACGGAAACTTCTAATTGTGGTGCAACTCTCGATTTAGATCAGATTCCCTGTCCTGAGAATGTACCCTTAGAACGTTGGCTGATTTCCTTTCCTAGTTATGGATTTCTATTAAGTATTCGTCCTAAAAAAGTAGAATCAGTTCAAGCTCTTTTTCATGCTCAAAATTTAGTTTGTGCGGTAGTTGGCGAGGTTCAAGCAGAGAAAGAAGTGATTCTGCGATCGCAAGGCGAGTCAACTCTATTTTGGGACTTCTCTCAACAATCTTTAACTGGATTTAGCAATCACTAAAAAAGCCTTGCTTTGCAAGGCTTTTTTAGTGATTGCTGTTACGTGGAACCCTCATCCCCTAACCCCTTCTCCCGCAGGAGAAGGGGAGCAAAATCCATATTATTTTCTTGTTCCCCTCTCCTGCGGGCTACCGTGTACACACAAGTCATAAAACCCAGTCAAGTCAACAATTAATCGCCCCCTAGCCCCCAATTCTGGGGGAACAAGAAAATAAAATTCTTTCAAAGTCCCCCAGAATTGGGGGATTTAGGGGGCTTAGATAAATCAAAACGTAGACAGTTAGACTTGTGTGTACACCGTAGCTCCTGCGGGAGAGGGGCTAGGGGTGAGGGCGTTCCACGCAACAGCAATCACTAACTTCTCAATGTTGCTTGGAACTTCTCTTCGAGTAAGTCACGTACTTTTTGATGGACAGGATTAATATCGACATCAGTTAAAGTGCGATCGCTTGCTCGATAAACTAGTCTAAAGGCAAGACTACGCGAACCTTCAGGAACACCTTTACCGATGTATTGATCAAAGAGCGTCACAGAATCAAGTAGCTCGCCGCCCACATGGGTAATCGATCGCTGAATATCGGCAACCGTGAACTTCAATGGTGCAAAGAAGGCAATATCGCGATCGCTGCTGGGATAGGTCGAGAATGACTGAAAAGTAGGAATCGACTTTTTCATCATCGCATCGAGCAAAGTATAGAAATCTAGCTCAAAGGCATAAATCTCATCAGGAAGTTCCTTCTCGGCGCGTAACTGGGGATGTAACTGTCCGAATGTACCAAGGCGTTCACCAGAAATCCACAGAGAAGCAGTACGTCCGGGGTGTAAGCGTTCATCCTTTTGATCAGGTTGGTATTCCACAGTTACCGAGAGATTGTGGAAAACGGAATCAAGCAAACCTTTGGCTTCATAGAAATTCAACGGCTTAGAATCATGCTGCCATGCGCCCACGGTCGGATCGCCGCCGAAAATACCCGCAATGCGATCGGTTTCATCGCTACCTGCTTCATCGAGCCAGAACACACGCCCAATCTCAAAGCCATTCAAGATGCCATTACCTTGATTGATGTTAAAAGCACATGCCTCAATCAAATTAGTGAGTAAATCTCCCCGCAAGGCTCCATACTCGATCGCTACAGGATTATTGATTTTCACCTGATGTGATTCAGTGGGAGGGCATAGGGACATATGCATCACTTCTGTTAAGCCCACGGCTCGGAAAGCTGCGCGAATCATCCGACCACCTTCTTGATCGGCTGAGAGGAATCCAAACTCGGTTCTCGCAGGTAAAGTCTCTACAAATTTGTCATAGCCATAGATCCGTGCAATCTCTTCCACCAAGTCAATTTCGCGCTCAATGTCGGCATAGCGATAGGGAGGAACGGTGACTTTCCATGTGGCATAGCTACCTTCTTCAATCGGTTGCTTTTCAAGTTCAAAGGACAAAACCTTGAGAGTCTGCTCAACTTCAGCTTCCGATAGCAAAGCTAAGGCATCATCATCTTCGCGATCGACTTCACCAAGAACTTGCCAAACTTTAGTCAAGCGTAAGTCGATGGTACGAATTGCCTTAGAACGCGCATCGACAATGCTCTGTTCCACAACTTCACCGCCAGCCATCTCTGTAATCATCTGGATTGCTTTTGCCGAAGCCGACTCGATCGCCGATTGGTTAACGCCTCGTTCATAGCGTGCTGATGCTTCCGTGCGTAAGCCTTGAGCGCGTGCCGATCGCCTTGTAGTAACCTGCGTAAATAGAGCCGCTTCTAAAACAATATTGGTAGTTTTTTCAGAAACTTCGGTTTCTGCGCCCCCCATCACTCCTGCGATCGCGATCGGTTTGTCGCCCGACGTAATCAAAAAGTTTTGGCTGGTGAGAGTGCGATCGGTATCGTCAAGGGTTTTGATTTTTTCTCCAGATTTGGCAAAGCGCACCCCGATCTTGATACCATCAGCTAAAGTATCTGCATCAAAGGCATGGAGAGGCTGTCCCCATTCCAACAAAATGTAATTGGTAATATCGACAATATTGTTAATTGATCGCATCCCAGCCGCTTCCACACGCCGCTTCAGCCATTCGGGAGATTCTGCAACCTTTACGCCTTTAATCAATGTACCAATATAGGCGGGACAAGATTTGGGATCTTCTACGGTAACCCATTTCGCTGTCTTGGGTTGAAAATCTGTAGTAGCTAGGGGCAAGCGCACCTCTTTACCCAACAAAGCCGCCACTTCACGGGCAATACCCACCACACTGAGGGCATCGGCACGGTTTGCGGTCGAGGTGACATCAAGGATTGCATCGTCTAAACCTAGCAATGGACGCACATCTGCGCCGACGGTCACACCTTCAGGGAATTCATGGATGCCACTGGACTCTTTGGCTAGCCCAATCTCGGCTAGAGAGCAAATCATGCCTTCAGAACGCTCGCCACGCAATTTAGTTGGGCGAAGTTTCAAATCAATGGTCGGTAAATAAGTCCCAATCGTGGCTACAGGCACAAACAAGCCCTGTCTAGCATTTGCCGCACCACAGACAATTTGCAAGGGTTCGGGTGCGCCAATATCAACTTTACATACCTGTAATTTGTCAGCGTTGGGATGACGCTCGGCTGTGAGGATATGACCTACCACCACGCCCTCAGCCCATGTCCTGCGATCTTCGATTGACTCGACTTCAAAGCCTGCCATAGTCAGTTTTTCATCTAGCTCTTGGGGCGAGAGATCGCAGTCTACAAGTTCACGGAGCCAATTCAGAGAGATACGCATTGGAAAATTATGGAGAAAAGAGTATTAAGAAATATTCAGGCTATTGTAGTTTAGCAAAATCCGCACTCCAAACTCATTATACCAATTCACGAAAGTGTGACAACACTTTTGTGAATTGAAAACCAAACCCAGTAAGGGTTTTCAAAACTAAAAATGGCTATGCCATTTTTAGTTTTGGTATTAAGTGTATGGCATGACGCTATAGCCCTGATTCTAGGCTTGCTGTATGGGCGATCAAACCCAAAAGAGAGTAGCGGCGCGAAGCGCCGCTACTCTCTTTTGGGTTTGCTATAGCTGAATGATTTGATTTAGGCGATCGCATACTTGAGTAAACAAATCGTTATCCAATTTGCTCAGTGGATGAGGCTTGGCTCCACGAAGCCGCCAGTCAAAAGACTTTGGTTGATGGCAGAGAACGTAGCTGGTTTTACTGCGTGAGGCTTTGCCAACAGCGACGGCAAAGGGGTTATCAGCATTGTATGCAGCCGTCGTCATTGGTAAGCCAATCACGATCGCGGTTTTGTCATTGAATATGTGTGGTGATAGCACTAAAAAAGGATG
This genomic stretch from Pseudanabaena galeata CCNP1313 harbors:
- a CDS encoding MSMEG_0568 family radical SAM protein, whose protein sequence is MNKQQLITELQTKGLQLVDRQMGANGRKGGAGPSDHKAIAIDGTTVMVPVFNSSAASSPYTVEINAETSELILESGKEAIAPITFPKSPNFYNLTTSDGIPYWKIALLHSHDVLATTVLQTCMRYNNTDTSCQFCAIGQSLEAGRTIARKTPAQLAEVAEAAVRLDGVKNMVMTTGTPNTSDRGAAYLTECAKAIKAKVDIPIQAQCEPPDDFIWFERMKAAGIDTLGMHLEAADPKVRAKIMAGKASVPLDYYFEAFAAAVKVFGWGQVSTYLLAGLGDSLETLVETCDRLINIGVYPFVVPFVPISGTPLANHPAPTTEFMFAVYEQVGTLLKRSQMSSADIKAGCAKCGACSALSLFE
- a CDS encoding MSMEG_0567/Sll0786 family nitrogen starvation N-acetyltransferase, yielding MTAAYIFKLASTPQEIDAYFELRKAIFVEEQYVFEENDVDDIDAIAYPIVAINPENNQVVGVVRIYETEKGIWYGGRLGTHKDYRRGWQIGKGLIYKAVTTANTWGCDRFFATVQIQNVRFFQRLHWESLKEMTICDRPHHFMEADLNFYPPSDEIRPTYPAQIREAS
- a CDS encoding sll0787 family AIR synthase-like protein; amino-acid sequence: MLAELAAKLRASMGILHKQDIQITARGLGEQWNDAILLGDDCAAIRDREGYLLLAAEGMLPQLIETDPWFAGWCAVMVNVSDIYSMGGEPIAVVDTLWSQSPDSISELLAGMKAAAIAYQVPIVGGHTNCRSPYNALSVAILGRAQKLLTSFNAKPNDVLLVAIDMRGQFHPDYPFWNAATKADPQQLRENLSILPYIAKSEFCDAAKDISMGGIIGTLLMLTETSNCGATLDLDQIPCPENVPLERWLISFPSYGFLLSIRPKKVESVQALFHAQNLVCAVVGEVQAEKEVILRSQGESTLFWDFSQQSLTGFSNH
- the pheT gene encoding phenylalanine--tRNA ligase subunit beta; translated protein: MRISLNWLRELVDCDLSPQELDEKLTMAGFEVESIEDRRTWAEGVVVGHILTAERHPNADKLQVCKVDIGAPEPLQIVCGAANARQGLFVPVATIGTYLPTIDLKLRPTKLRGERSEGMICSLAEIGLAKESSGIHEFPEGVTVGADVRPLLGLDDAILDVTSTANRADALSVVGIAREVAALLGKEVRLPLATTDFQPKTAKWVTVEDPKSCPAYIGTLIKGVKVAESPEWLKRRVEAAGMRSINNIVDITNYILLEWGQPLHAFDADTLADGIKIGVRFAKSGEKIKTLDDTDRTLTSQNFLITSGDKPIAIAGVMGGAETEVSEKTTNIVLEAALFTQVTTRRSARAQGLRTEASARYERGVNQSAIESASAKAIQMITEMAGGEVVEQSIVDARSKAIRTIDLRLTKVWQVLGEVDREDDDALALLSEAEVEQTLKVLSFELEKQPIEEGSYATWKVTVPPYRYADIEREIDLVEEIARIYGYDKFVETLPARTEFGFLSADQEGGRMIRAAFRAVGLTEVMHMSLCPPTESHQVKINNPVAIEYGALRGDLLTNLIEACAFNINQGNGILNGFEIGRVFWLDEAGSDETDRIAGIFGGDPTVGAWQHDSKPLNFYEAKGLLDSVFHNLSVTVEYQPDQKDERLHPGRTASLWISGERLGTFGQLHPQLRAEKELPDEIYAFELDFYTLLDAMMKKSIPTFQSFSTYPSSDRDIAFFAPLKFTVADIQRSITHVGGELLDSVTLFDQYIGKGVPEGSRSLAFRLVYRASDRTLTDVDINPVHQKVRDLLEEKFQATLRS
- a CDS encoding type II toxin-antitoxin system PemK/MazF family toxin, giving the protein MVKASKDWIPDRQDIIWIDCNPQVGKEMRDIHPFLVLSPHIFNDKTAIVIGLPMTTAAYNADNPFAVAVGKASRSKTSYVLCHQPKSFDWRLRGAKPHPLSKLDNDLFTQVCDRLNQIIQL